In a genomic window of Agarivorans albus:
- a CDS encoding carbohydrate ABC transporter permease — translation MNKLTKSHIIAYFIVGMGSIIMLAPFYFMFVFATHTNSSILSVPPPVWFGGEFINNVGILLDALPYFWHNIGLSFYVALITTILNLFFCSLAGYAFAMFEFKGRNLMFILIMGTMLLPPFLGMIPTALIMSKLEWMNQPRALYIPMACGAMGIFMMRQFISSAIPKELIEAARMDGCNEFAIYWRVVVPLITPAFGTLGLITFIGQWNNFMGPLVVMNDMKMFTVPLALRALQGTGQVPWGAICAGAAIAVVPLMILFVMTSRKLIDGLTAGAVKG, via the coding sequence ATGAATAAATTAACTAAAAGCCATATCATTGCTTATTTCATCGTGGGGATGGGCTCAATCATCATGTTGGCCCCGTTCTACTTCATGTTTGTATTTGCAACGCATACCAACTCATCGATTTTGTCGGTGCCACCCCCAGTGTGGTTTGGTGGAGAGTTCATTAACAACGTAGGTATTTTGTTAGACGCATTGCCGTACTTTTGGCACAACATTGGTTTGAGTTTCTACGTAGCGTTAATTACTACCATATTGAACTTATTCTTCTGTTCGTTGGCGGGTTATGCATTTGCCATGTTTGAGTTCAAAGGCCGTAACTTAATGTTCATTTTGATTATGGGCACCATGTTATTACCTCCATTCTTGGGCATGATTCCAACCGCTTTGATTATGTCTAAGCTGGAATGGATGAACCAACCACGTGCGCTTTACATTCCAATGGCTTGTGGTGCAATGGGTATCTTTATGATGCGTCAGTTCATCTCAAGTGCGATTCCAAAAGAGCTTATTGAAGCGGCTCGTATGGATGGCTGTAACGAGTTTGCTATCTACTGGCGTGTAGTGGTTCCACTTATTACACCTGCCTTTGGTACGCTTGGTCTTATTACCTTTATTGGTCAGTGGAACAACTTCATGGGCCCATTGGTTGTAATGAACGACATGAAGATGTTTACCGTGCCGCTAGCACTACGTGCGCTGCAAGGTACTGGCCAGGTACCTTGGGGTGCAATTTGTGCCGGTGCCGCCATTGCGGTAGTGCCATTAATGATTTTGTTTGTGATGACTTCTCGTAAGTTGATCGACGGCCTAACAGCAGGTGCTGTGAAAGGTTAA